The sequence TCCGGAGACTGTCTCGGAATTTTTGCTCCGGCCAGTCCGGTGCGGCCTGAATGCGTCGAGAAAGGGCGGGCGTTTTTGGCCCGTTCCGGTTTTGTAAGTCAGACGGCGAAGAACCTATACGATCGTCTTTATCATCTGGCCGGCAGCTGTCGCAACCGGCTGGCGGATCTCGAGAGGCTGTTGCTTGATCCGCAGGTCAAGGGGCTGCTCGCGGCCCGCGGCGGTTACGGCTGTTTGCCCTTGTTGCCGCTGCTGGACTATGCCCTTTTTGCCCGTTATCCGAAAATAATCATCGGGGGAAGCGATCTGACCTCTCTTCAGCTGGCCCTGTGGGGGAAAATCGGGTTGATCACCTTTTCCGGCCCCATGCTGGCGGTAGAAATGGCCCGCCCGGGAATGGTCAACAGTGAACTCCTGTGGGGGTTGACCAAGGGCCTGGCGGGGGCCTCGAGCGAGGCGCTGCTTTCCCCCTATCTGGAATCGGAAAAGATTATCTACCTGCGTCCGGGAGTTTTCTCCGGTGTCTGTCTGGGGGGGACGCTGACGTTAATCTCGAGTTTGGCGGGGACCGGTTTTTTGCCCGATTTTGCGGAAAAGATTATTTTTCTTGAGGATCGGGGTGAGTCTTTGTACCGCATTGATCGGGCTTTGACTCAGTTACGTCTGGCCGGGGTTTTTGCCTCGCCGGCGGCGGTGGTCTGTGGAAATTTCGACCTGCCCGCTCCGGCGGAAGAACCTTTGCTCAGGGATTTTCTGAGGGATTTTTTTGCCGGGGACGATTTTCCGGTCCTGATTGGTTTTCAGTATGGTCACTGTTCGCAAAGCTTTATTTTTCCGCAAGGCGGGGACATGAAGTTTGATTGCCGGGAGCGAAAAATCACCCTTCTTGAAACGGCGGTTGATTGAAATGAAGGTAGATTTCGAGGTGGTTTGTCGCGAGGGCGAACTGGGTCCCATGCTGGCGGCGGCTTTTTTGGCACGACAGGGCTGTCGGGTCATGTTTTTGCCGCCGCGTTTCCAGCAAAATTCGGAGCCAGAATTTCTGCTTCCGGTTGTCCGCGGCTGCCCGGCGCGGCTGTTGTCTGAATTGCTGTCTGATCCGCCTTCAGCGCCGCCGGCGGAAATCTTTTCCTGGAAATTCGCGGGCCGGGAAGGGGCTGCGGGTCGCCTCACGGAGCTCGCGGGCCGGGGAGCCGCGATTTTCCCAAGCGGGGCCTGGACTGAGCTGGATGAATTGTACCGGGTGATTGACCGCCTGATGGACGCGGGTCTGGAAATGCCGGTCGCCTCCATCGCGGGCATCTGGCGGATGTTGCGCGTTCTGATCACGGAGCAGAAGCTTCGTGAAAATCGTGGGCAAACCCTGAGAAAGTGGCTGGCCGGATTTGACCTGCCGGAGGCGGAGGAACAGCTCTGGTCGGCTCTGACCCCCTTGACCGCCTTGCAGCGTTTTGCCGATCCGCCGCTGCTGGCTTACGCTTATGGCCTCAGAACCTTACTCGCGCCCGAGGTGTGGATTGGTTTACGGCAGTTGCGGGAGCGGCTGGTCGGGGATCTGCTGGCGCGGGGAGCCTGCCGAAGCAGCGAAGACTGGTTTCCGGTGTTTGACGGGAAATGGTTTATTGGGGTTGGCGCCAACCAGAAGGTTTCCTGTCGGACCACGGTTTTTCTGGCGGATGCTGATCCCGGGGCTCTGGCGCGGGAAATTTCTCCGCCGCAGCGGCGGCGCGATTTCCGCAGACAGTTTATGCTTGATGCTCCGGGCTTTGTCTGCCGGCGCAAAAGCGTGGATGAAAACGCAGAGTCCGACGGCGTCGGGTATTATCAGCTGGATTGTGGCCCTGATTTTTCGAAAAATCTGTATTCAGCCCCGGCGGAGACGCGTACCGGAAAGGCTCATTACCGTTTTTCCCCGGCCGCTTGCGGCTGGGAATGGGAGACCGGCGACCACTGGGGCTGGCAGGCGCGACAGCCGGCCATGATGGGGGCCGGTTTTCTTCCTTTGCAGGGAAGTTACTGTCGTTTTTATCAGGTCGGCTGGCATAATCTGCCCGGTTTCGGTTTTGGCGGCCTGATTTACAGTGCTCACTTGGCGGCCATGACCGTTATGCGAAAAGATCTGCACCGCGAGCTTGGTTGAATGCGGCCGGACCGAGTTGTCGAATATTTTTACCGGAAAGGAGAACGTAGTGATAAACGCGCTTGATGTGGTTATTCTGGGAGTCATTGTCGGCGGAGCCTATCTGGGTTATGTCCGGGGGTTGCTGGCGGAGCTGGTGGCCCTGCTCGGCGTGCTGCTCGGCATCCTTTTGGCGTCACATTTCTATCTCTCCGGAGCCGAGACCTTACAGCCTCTTTTGCATGATCAGGAGGTTACCGGATTTATTGCTTTTTTAATGCTTTACGCAGTAGGCATCGCGGCCTTTTTCCTGGTTTACCTGATCATCAAGTCAAATATGGCCGGTGGCGCCATCGGGCCGGTAAGTCGGATCCCGGCGTTGTTGCTGGGTGGTTTGAAAGGCGCCATCCTGGTGCTGGTGATTGTTTTTCTAGTAATTTTTTTCTGGGGCCCGGATAACTCATGTACCTCCGGAGGCCGATTGTTGCCTCGTCTTCTGATTTCCGGTCGGATGGTGATCAGTCTTCTGCCCGAGGCCATGCATGAGCCTTTGACCCGTCATGTCGATAAGCTGGTTCAGGAACGTGAAAAAAGGCTGAACGAAAGGCCAGCGCGTGGAGGAAACGAGTGAAAAAGGTGCAAACCTGGTGGTTTTGGAGCGTCTGCATCCTGCTGGCCACCTGTTTCCGGCCGGGGGCGTTACCGGCGAAAATGGTGGTTATGACCGGGGATGGACAGGCCCTTCTGGGAAAAGGGGTTGAAACCGCTAGGGCGGAAGCGGTTGCCGATGCCCTGGGCAAGGTTCTGCAGCGTTATCTCTATGAGGAGCTTGCGGTCAGCCGTGAACTTGAACCCTCGCTCCAGGAAAAGATTTTTGCCCGCCGGGAATCTTTTGTCAAGAGTTACGCGATTCAGAATGAAGGGGCGCTGGGCGAGCTTTACTGGATTGAACTTCAGGTGGAGCTGCAGACTGATTTGCTCAGTGAAACCCTGAGGCATATTGAAGGCGGTGAAAAACGTCAGGTAGAGGAGCTGACTTTGGTTCTGCTGCCCCCGTCCGGAGTTGAGGGTCAGGCTGTGGCCGGTTCCGTCGTCCAGTTCCCGGCCCTGGAAGCCTCGGTCTTGTTCCGTGGCTTGCAACAGGAATTGCTGCTTTATGGTTTCAGCTTGCACCGTTTTGAGAATCTTTCTCCGGACTTGGTCCAGCTCTGTGAGCTGGTTCTGGAAAAAGATCAGGTTGCCGGTGCTTCGCAACCCCGGGTGGAATGGTTTCAGGATCTGTTGCCGGGTGAATTACTGATCCTTGCCCGGGCCGCGGAGGTCAGTGAGGAGCCCATTGTCAGTCTCGGTAAATCATTCTGGCGCAGCCGGGCCGAAATGGCTTTTGTCGATCTGCGCAACCTGCGGATTACCAGATTGATGCCGGTCGAGGCGAAGGTCATTGGTTCAGACTATGTCAGCGGCCTGGAGCAATTAACGGCGGAACTTAACCTGAAGGTGCAAAAGAACTGCCTTGATCGTCTGACCAGGGATTATCTCTTGCCGCGTGAGCTGGATGCGAGAATGGTTCTGCGCTGTCAGGGTTTTCGGCGGCCGGCCGATGTCGCCGTTTTCCGTGAACGGTTGTCGGCCTTGCGCACGGTCAGGGAGGTAACCCTGCAGGCTCTGGCGGCCGGCCTGCTCGAACTCGAATTGCGCCTCTTGGTGCCGCCTTCTCTGCTGGTTGCCTGGATTAATGATTTTGCCGCCGAAGGTTGTGCGTACCGCTTTACGGTTTATCCTTTGGATGAGGCCCCTGAGCATTATCTGGTCAGGGTCGCTTATGATCTACCGGCAGACCGCTGATTTTCTCGAGGATTTACTAGCCGTGACCGGGGTCCGGGAGGTTTGGGTCGCCTGTTCCGGCGGTCTTGATTCCATGGTCCTGCTGGAGTTGGTGCGGGCTTTCGGCCAGCGGAGGGGGGTGCCGGTCGGGGTCCTGCATTTTAATCATGGTTTGCGGTCTGCGGCCCGCGCCGATGAGTTTCTGGTGCTGACTCAAGGGGTGCGTAACTATGGTCTGCCTTTGGTCCTGGGGCAGGCCCATGATTTACGGGAGCGGGCTCGAAGCCGCCGACTGTCGCTGGAAACCGCGGCTCGGCAGGCGCGCTACGCCTTTTTCGGTCGCTTTCTGCGGCGGCGGACAGCGGTGATCGTGACGGCGCATCATGCCACCGATCAGGTTGAAACCATGCTTTTTAATCTCATGCGGGGCACCGGTCTGCGTGGACTCAAAGGCATTCCCCGGCGCCGGGGGCGGATCGGCCGGCCGCTTTTGACCCTGACGCGGGCCTGCCTGGAAGCGTTCGCGGCCGAACATGGGCTGGCTTTCAACCAGGATGAGAGTAATTTCTCGCCGCTTTTCACTAGAAACCGGATTCGTCAGGAATTGCTTCCGCTTGTCCGGAAACTCGGCGGGCCGGGAGTCGAGGAACGGATGGCCGCGACCGGTTTACGACTGGCGGCTGATCTTGAGATTGTCGATGATCGTCTGGGGGAGTTGGAGGCCCTGGTTGAAAAGTGTGACCATGGCGGGCTACGGATTGAAAGGGCGCGGCTGCAAGCCTGCAGCGAAGCGCTCAAACCACATTTTCTCGGACGTATGCTTCGTTATGTCGGAGCGGTTAAACAGGTGCCGGCCCGCGTTCTGACAGAGCTTAGTGCTCTGGTCGGCCGGCCCGGCGAACGTCGCGAGGGGCATTACCATCTGGGCCGGGGGCTGGTTTTTGGGGTTTCCCCTGAGTGGGTGCGGCTTTTTTTCAGCGCGTCGTCGCCGACTGAAAAAACAGCGGTGGACCTTGATTTTGTGATTGCGGGCCCTGGAATTTATCAGTTGCCCGGAAGGCTG comes from Pseudomonadota bacterium and encodes:
- a CDS encoding LD-carboxypeptidase, with amino-acid sequence MEMKSQVKIKALKGSTLRSGDCLGIFAPASPVRPECVEKGRAFLARSGFVSQTAKNLYDRLYHLAGSCRNRLADLERLLLDPQVKGLLAARGGYGCLPLLPLLDYALFARYPKIIIGGSDLTSLQLALWGKIGLITFSGPMLAVEMARPGMVNSELLWGLTKGLAGASSEALLSPYLESEKIIYLRPGVFSGVCLGGTLTLISSLAGTGFLPDFAEKIIFLEDRGESLYRIDRALTQLRLAGVFASPAAVVCGNFDLPAPAEEPLLRDFLRDFFAGDDFPVLIGFQYGHCSQSFIFPQGGDMKFDCRERKITLLETAVD
- a CDS encoding CvpA family protein, which encodes MCTASLVECGRTELSNIFTGKENVVINALDVVILGVIVGGAYLGYVRGLLAELVALLGVLLGILLASHFYLSGAETLQPLLHDQEVTGFIAFLMLYAVGIAAFFLVYLIIKSNMAGGAIGPVSRIPALLLGGLKGAILVLVIVFLVIFFWGPDNSCTSGGRLLPRLLISGRMVISLLPEAMHEPLTRHVDKLVQEREKRLNERPARGGNE
- the tilS gene encoding tRNA lysidine(34) synthetase TilS: MILPPKVVRTALRFILWMRPLSIIWSGSLMIYRQTADFLEDLLAVTGVREVWVACSGGLDSMVLLELVRAFGQRRGVPVGVLHFNHGLRSAARADEFLVLTQGVRNYGLPLVLGQAHDLRERARSRRLSLETAARQARYAFFGRFLRRRTAVIVTAHHATDQVETMLFNLMRGTGLRGLKGIPRRRGRIGRPLLTLTRACLEAFAAEHGLAFNQDESNFSPLFTRNRIRQELLPLVRKLGGPGVEERMAATGLRLAADLEIVDDRLGELEALVEKCDHGGLRIERARLQACSEALKPHFLGRMLRYVGAVKQVPARVLTELSALVGRPGERREGHYHLGRGLVFGVSPEWVRLFFSASSPTEKTAVDLDFVIAGPGIYQLPGRLGRFSLNYPLPLRSVGGGLSATNPAAFSEQVDGDSLKFPLRLRYRQPGDRFQPLGLQGQSRKLKKFLIDLKLDRAARARLPLLVDRDEQILWVLGLRLDHRCRLRPESRQVVKLEFFPWQQDFDQWERK